The Kwoniella shandongensis chromosome 11, complete sequence genome has a segment encoding these proteins:
- a CDS encoding actin-like protein ARP6: MTTPPILILDNGAYEIKAGISGLDWEPRVFPNSIARSRTEKKVYVSDEIDDCKDLSGIVYRRPFDRGMLVNWDAEKMIWDRVFSPAGMNVNPTETSLLVTEPYFNLPNIAETYDQMVFEEWEFSSYFRSTPAALIPYGGLFENDQGIPPECMIVVDVGYSYTHIIPFRDGQIIWEHVKRIDVGGKLLTNHLKHLISFRQWNMIDQTHVVNAVREACGYVSMDWKGDLEKCKQDPNHIDIVQEYVLPDFSARSTSRTGYIRSGPNAVPPEDDGAVKTNGDSGRKPSKQVEEEEQVLLMGNERFAGPELLFNPSDIGLKQTGLPETIAYVISMMPEELRGMYWAHIGIFGGLGNIEALGERLERDLQALCPVDYEIGIFEAFDPASPPYVSATSLTSSEIYLSTYPVTRAEYLEHGSSICRRRFGGPAYNLNPPGFTNGDGGGDLSDDERERRYAMGIESKKGKGKRKMEEEEVTSGNWGGRRRRAMGAL; encoded by the exons ATGACCACCCCGCCTATACTCATTCTGGATAACGGGGCCTATGAGATCAAAGCTGGTATATCGGGCTTGGACTGGGAACCGAG AGTCTTTCCTAACTCAATAGCGAGATCACGAactgagaagaaggtgtatgtcagcgatgaAATTGATGATTGTAAGGATCTATCGGGGATAGTATATAGACGGCCATTCGACAGG GGGATGTTGGTCAATTGGgatgcggagaagatgatatgGGACAGAGTGTTCTCGCCCGCAGGGATGAAC GTCAACCCTACAGAAACGTCTCTGCTGGTTACAGAACCGTATTTTAACCTTCCTAACATTGCCGAGACATACGATCAGATGGTCTTTGAAGAATGGGAGTTCTCAAGCTACTTCCGAAGTACCC CTGCTGCGCTCATACCGTACGGAGGGCTATTCGAGAACGATCAAGGGATTCCACCGGAATGTATGATCGTTGTCGACGTTGGATACTCGTATACCCATATCATACCGTTTCGTGATGGCCAGATCATCTGGGAGCACGTCAAGAG AATCGATGTAGGGGGTAAACTTCTCACGAACCACTTGAAACATCTCATTTCTTTCCGACAGTGGAATATGATAGATCAGACACATGTCGTCAATGCTGTGAGAGAAGCGTGCGGGTATGTCAGTATGGACTGGAAGGGAGATTTGGAGAAgtgcaa GCAAGATCCAAATCACATTGACATCGTACAAGAATATGTTCTGCCAGACTTCTCGGCAAGATCCACATCTCGAACAGGGTATATCCGATCAGGTCCCAATGCCGTCCCGCCAGAAGATGACGGCGCAGTCAAAACAAATGGAGATAGCGGTCGGAAACCCTCGAagcaggtggaagaggaagaacaagtccTGTTAATGGGTAACGAACGTTTTGCTGGACCAGAACTTCTCTTCAACCCCTCAgacattg GCTTGAAACAGACTGGATTGCCAGAGACAATAGCATACGTAATTTCTATGATGCCagaagagttgagagggatgtaTTGGGCACATATAGGAATATTCGGTGGACTGGGCAACATAGAGGCTCTCGGTgagagatt AGAGCGAGATCTGCAAGCATTGTGTCCTGTTGATTACGAGATTGGGATCTTCGAAGCgttcga CCCCGCGAGCCCTCCATATGTATCTGCGACATCCTTGACCTCTTCCGAAATCTACCTCTCGACTTATCCCGTGACACGAGCCGAATATCTGGAACACGGCTCATCTATCTGTCGACGGCGGTTCGGTGGTCCAGCATACAATCTGAATCCACCAGGATTCACAAATGGAGATGGGGGAGGTGAtttgagcgatgatgagcgagaaagaagatatGCCATGGGTATAGAGAGtaagaagggtaaagggaagcggaagatggaagaagaagaagttaCTAGTGGGAattggggagggagaagacggcgAGCTATGGGAGCGTTGTAG
- a CDS encoding NEDD8-conjugating enzyme UBC12, translating to MTAAQLRVQKDLTELELPTTMTTHFPDPADVLNFTLTITPDEGIYKGGEFKFTFAINANYPHEPPKVRCTQKIYHPNLDLEGNVCLNILREDWKPVLNLSSVMIGIQYLFLEPNPDDPLNKDAAEDLRRNRDGFVQNVKTSMRGGTVRGESFDRVLKA from the exons ATGACGGCGGCGCAATTACGAGTGCAGAAGG ACCTGACCGAGCTCGAACTCCCTACCACCATGACCACCCATTTCCCCGACCCTGCCGACGTCCTCAACTTCACACTGACTATCACACCCGACGAAGGGATTTACAAAGGCGGCGAGTTCAAATTCACTTTTGCGATCAATGCCAATTATCCACATGAACCGCCAAAAGTGAGATGTACCCAGAAGATCTATCATCCGAATTTGGATCTGGAGGGGAATGTCTGTTT AAACATCCTGCGAGAAGACTGGAAACCCGTTCTTAACCTTTCCTCCGTCATGATCGGTATCCAgtatctcttcctcgagcC TAACCCTGACGATCCACTGAACAAAG ATGCCGCTGAAGATCTTCGACGTAATCGAGATGGATTCGTTCAGAACGTCAAGACATCGATGCGTGGCGGGACTGTTCGAGGCGAATCGTTCGATCGAGTCCTTAAGGCGTAA
- a CDS encoding 26S protease regulatory subunit 8 produces the protein MAVATQKLPKAPSSGAGSIKTYYQNKIEAAELDISKKTQNLRRLEAQRNALNTRVRLLREELQVLQEPGSYVGEVVKVMGKKKVLVKVQPEGKYVVDFSPDIPISALTPNLRVALRADSYLLHSILPNKIDPLVSLMMVEKVPDSTYEMVGGLDKQIKEIKEVIELPVKHPELFESLGIAQPKGVLLYGPPGTGKTLLARAVAHHTDCRFIRVSGSELVQKYIGEGSRMVRELFVMAREHAPSIIFMDEIDSIGSSRGGEGGGGGDSEVQRTMMELLNQLDGFEPTKNIKVIMATNRIDILDSALLRPGRIDRKIEFPPPNPEARITILKIHSRKMSLQRGINFRSLAEKMGHCSGAEVRGICTEAGMYALRERRQYVGQEDFEMAVAKVLKKNAEGNMSVNRLFS, from the exons ATGGCCGTAGCTACACAGAAGCTGCCCAAGGCTCCGTCTTCGGGAGCAGGCAGCATCAAA ACGTACTACCAGAACAAGATCGAAGCTGCCGAGTTGGACATCAGCAAGAAGACTCAGAACTTGCGACGTTTGGAAGCTCAGCGAAATGCGCTCAATACAAGAG TCCGATTACTACGTGAGGAGTTGCAAGTGCTCCAAGAACCCGGAAGTTATGTGGGAGAGGTTGTCAAGGTtatggggaagaagaaggtcctgGTGAAGGTTCAGCCTGAAGGCAAatatg TTGTCGACTTCTCTCCTGATATCCCTATTTCCGCTCTTACACCCAATCTTCGAGTCGCCCTTCGAGCCGATtcatatctcctccactcaATTCTTCCCAACAAGATCGATCCTCTCGTATCCCTCATGATGGTTGAGAAAGTTCCCGATTCGACATATGAGATGGTTGGTGGTCTCGACAAgcagatcaaggagatcaaagaggtcaTCGAATTACCCGTCAAACACCCCGAATTGTTCGAATCTCTCGGTATCGCCCAACCTAAAGGTGTCCTGTTGTACGGTCCTCCCGGAACAGGAAAGACATTGCTTGCAAGAGCAGTCGCCCACCATACAGATTGTCGATTTATCAGAGTATCCGGAAGTGAATTGGTTCAGAAGTATATCGGAGAGGGAAGTAGGATGGTCAGAGAACTGTTCGTGATGGCAAGAGAACATGCGCCAAGTATCATTTtcatggatgagatcgatTCGATCGGTTCTTcgagaggtggtgaaggtggtggtggaggagattcAGAAGTGCAAAGAACGATGATGGAGTTGTTGAACCAGTTGGATGGATTTGAACCGACCAAGAACATCAAG GTCATCATGGCTACCAACCGTATAGATATCCTCGATTCAGCCTTGCTCCGACCTGGACGTATTGACAGGAAGATCGAGTTCCCTCCACCCAACCCCGAAGCACGAATTACCATTTTGAAGATTCACTCGAGAAAG ATGTCCCTGCAAAGAGGTATCAACTTCCGATCGCTGGCCGAAAAGATGGGCCACTGTTCAGGTGCCGAAGTGCGAGGTATCTGTACCGAAGCTG GTATGTACGCCCTCCGAGAGAGACGGCAATATGTGGGTCAGGAAGATTTCGAGATGGCGGTGGCAAAGGTTTTGAAGAAGAATGCCGAGGGGAACATGAGTGTGAACAGGCTTTTCAGCTAG
- a CDS encoding mitochondrial 54S ribosomal protein mL54, with translation MSLATIVSRSASRRLTQTARIGVASFSSSSSSSSSSPASSSTPKPKKVKTAKALSSCLPGTTLTGLSILKDKPDPVALPDDQYPTWLWTLLDDTSKAHKAVENEVHLSQEGQQGFDVVKEKRKLKNLNREKIKASNYLKSTT, from the exons ATGTCGCTCGCCACTATCGTCTCTCGGAGCGCTTCAAGACGGCTGACTCAGACCGCTCGGATCGGTgtcgcttctttctcctcttcctcttcgtcctcttcatcctctcctgcGTCTTCCTCTACCCCTAAACCGAAAAAGGTCAAGACCGCCAAAG CCCTCTCATCATGTCTGCCCGGAACAACACTCACCGGTCTTTCTATCCTTAAAGACAAACCCGATCCTGTCGCACTTCCAGATGATCAGTATCCTACGTGGCTCTGGACATTATTGGATGATACTAGCAAAGCCCACAAGGCGGTGGAGAACGAGGTGCATCTCAGTCAAGAGGGACAGCAAGGGTTTGATGTcgtgaaggagaagagaaaatTGAAGAACCT CAACcgggagaagatcaaggctTCAAATTATCTTAAATCTACAACATAA